A section of the Polyangium spumosum genome encodes:
- a CDS encoding FHA domain-containing protein has product MGLFDRFLRWGEGRRAKEARARELAGDLASAATLYVEAELPDDAARVLLLRADAEGSAEQRIAFCDVAARTAKSEELQKRALGRKAHLTLDVIRTRGGSSLKSELARVARELESAGQLERAAEVYAELGDAESEIRVLTEMGAIEKLEERLKASHAESRKVREVTDVRRRVADLDRTAERRAALEVARAALAERDDDVVADAARAIRARLATGPQVDLEIGGKLHHVALGEEVTIGRGEATILVGARAVSRTHLRIRREGSEVFVEDLDTRNGTMLAGARIEGAIPVGQGIRLELGGEVPCVIERPTSSPEGELAPEGVIVTVAGTRLLAPLGALVVGALRVDHVAHGESGFVVLRTPSGAPRPILGEFELAAEVELCQGDEIRARRGGPVVLRVAGGGREGSGSFA; this is encoded by the coding sequence GTGGGTCTCTTCGATCGCTTCCTGCGCTGGGGCGAGGGCCGACGAGCCAAGGAGGCGCGCGCCCGGGAGCTCGCCGGTGACCTCGCTTCCGCGGCCACGCTGTACGTCGAGGCCGAGCTGCCGGACGACGCTGCGCGCGTGCTCCTGCTCCGCGCCGACGCCGAAGGATCGGCCGAGCAACGTATCGCGTTCTGCGACGTCGCCGCGCGCACCGCAAAGAGCGAGGAGCTCCAGAAGCGAGCGCTCGGTCGGAAGGCGCATCTGACGCTCGACGTGATCCGCACCCGCGGCGGCTCGTCGCTGAAGAGCGAGCTCGCCCGCGTCGCCCGCGAGCTCGAGAGCGCGGGGCAACTCGAACGAGCCGCCGAGGTCTACGCCGAGCTCGGGGACGCCGAGTCGGAGATCCGGGTGCTCACGGAGATGGGCGCGATCGAGAAGCTCGAAGAGCGCCTCAAGGCGTCCCACGCGGAGTCTCGCAAGGTCCGCGAAGTGACGGACGTGCGCAGGCGCGTGGCCGATCTCGATCGGACCGCCGAGCGCCGCGCCGCGCTGGAGGTCGCGCGGGCCGCGCTCGCCGAGCGAGACGACGACGTCGTCGCCGACGCGGCGCGCGCGATCCGAGCTCGCCTCGCGACGGGCCCGCAGGTCGATCTGGAGATCGGCGGAAAGCTGCACCACGTCGCGCTCGGCGAGGAGGTGACGATCGGCCGCGGCGAAGCGACGATCCTCGTGGGCGCGCGGGCCGTGAGCCGCACGCACCTGCGCATCCGCCGCGAAGGGAGCGAGGTCTTCGTGGAGGATCTCGACACGCGGAACGGGACGATGCTGGCCGGGGCGCGGATCGAGGGAGCGATCCCGGTGGGCCAGGGGATCCGCCTCGAGCTCGGCGGCGAGGTGCCGTGCGTGATCGAGCGGCCGACGTCGTCGCCCGAAGGAGAGCTCGCGCCGGAGGGCGTGATCGTGACCGTGGCCGGAACACGTCTCCTCGCGCCGCTCGGCGCGCTCGTGGTGGGCGCGCTCCGTGTCGATCACGTCGCGCACGGCGAGAGCGGGTTCGTGGTGCTGCGGACGCCGAGCGGGGCGCCGCGGCCGATCCTGGGCGAGTTCGAGCTCGCCGCCGAGGTGGAGCTCTGCCAGGGCGACGAGATCCGCGCGCGCCGCGGCGGGCCCGTGGTGTTACGCGTGGCCGGAGGGGGCCGCGAAGGGAGCGGGAGCTTCGCGTGA